One segment of Danio aesculapii chromosome 3, fDanAes4.1, whole genome shotgun sequence DNA contains the following:
- the b9d1 gene encoding B9 domain-containing protein 1, with translation MTSNNPAVFLLMVNGQIESADFPEYDDLYCKYCFVYGHDWAPTSGLEEGISQITSKGRVSQSLVWNFPLDITFKSTNPFGWPQIVVSVYGPDTFGNDVVRGYGAVHIPFTPGKHTKTIAMFVPESTSRLQKFTSWLMGRRPEFTDPKVVAQGEGREVTRVRSQGFVTLQFNIVTKDMKKLGYDTTCTEHSPAGLTRASQQL, from the exons ATGACCTCTAACAATCCAGCTGTATTTCTCCTCATGGTTAATGGACAAATCGAATCAGCCGAT TTTCCAGAATATGACGATCTGTACTGCaagtattgttttgtttatggACACGACTGGGCGCCCACATCA GGCTTGGAAGAAGGGATTTCTCAAATAACATCAAAAGGTCGAGTATCTCAGAGTTTGGTGTGGAATTTCCCATTGGACATCACATTTAAAAGCACCAACCCGTTTGGCT GGCCTCAGATTGTAGTGAGTGTGTATGGCCCTGACACATTTGGAAATGATGTTGTGAGAGGTTATGGAGCCGTGCACATCCCGTTTACACCTGGAAA ACACACAAAGACCATTGCCATGTTTGTTCCAGAGTCTACGTCAAGACTCCAGAAGTTcaccag CTGGCTGATGGGAAGGCGTCCAGAATTCACAGATCCCAAGGTTGTTGCTCAGGGAGAGGGAAGAGAAG TGACGAGGGTACGCTCTCAGGGTTTTGTGACTCTACAGTTCAACATTGTAACTAAGGACATGAAAAAGCTGGGATACGACACTACATGTACAGAGCATTCACCTGCAGGACTCACAAGAGCATCTCAACAGCTCTGA